A stretch of Geomonas oryzisoli DNA encodes these proteins:
- a CDS encoding ATP-binding protein produces the protein MVTQMHKIRRFALFLMLLWTGGVLASFLWFYRQEQESVVEIARAEARATYEKDALYRRWATRHGGVYVAVSEKCPPNPNLAHIPERDVQTPSGRALTLVNPAYMTRQVFDMADSHQDLVRGHITSLKPIRPENAPDPWEAAALRKFEQGVKEVSEVQILNGRPYMRLMRPFTTEAGCLKCHASQGYHVGDVRGGISASVPLDAGSALSGVIAGTAVSHGLIWVLGVGFIGWGGRVLTRSAQVLEESEERYRTVADYTEGWEYWQAEDHSFRYVSPSCEDLSGYSREEFYADPDLLLRIIHPDDVAHYHEHVKESFGGDAKPIDFRIIRKDGEVRWIAHVCRLVYTRSGVKNGIRASNRDITDRKLASQSLRDQALLLENEIRERKEREAELEAKNAELERFTYTVSHDLKSPLITIKGFAGAVLKDLESGNVQRLDGDVRRIMGAADKMASLLNDLLELSRIGRIVNAPSVIDMDQLVQDVLAQLSGPIELAGVEVVLQPGLPKVWGDHPRIGEVVQNLVENAIKYRGEQANPRIEIGVRAGDGETIFVVRDNGMGVAPQYQETIFGLFNKLDARSEGTGIGLALARRIVEFHGGRLWVESGGVGQGSTFCFTLGNRPPDPIQIEQG, from the coding sequence CCACCAGGCACGGCGGCGTCTATGTCGCCGTTTCCGAAAAATGTCCTCCCAATCCCAACCTCGCCCACATACCCGAGCGCGACGTGCAGACCCCGTCGGGAAGAGCGCTGACCCTGGTGAACCCCGCCTACATGACCCGGCAGGTCTTCGATATGGCGGACAGCCACCAGGACCTGGTGCGTGGGCACATCACCAGCCTCAAGCCGATCCGACCTGAAAACGCGCCTGATCCGTGGGAGGCGGCGGCCCTGCGCAAATTCGAGCAGGGGGTGAAAGAGGTCAGCGAGGTGCAGATCCTCAACGGTCGGCCTTACATGAGGCTCATGCGGCCGTTCACCACCGAGGCAGGCTGCCTCAAGTGCCACGCGTCGCAGGGATACCATGTCGGTGACGTCCGGGGCGGGATCAGCGCCTCGGTGCCGCTGGACGCAGGCTCCGCGTTGAGCGGGGTCATCGCCGGGACCGCGGTGAGCCATGGCTTGATTTGGGTTCTTGGCGTCGGGTTCATCGGGTGGGGCGGGCGGGTGCTGACGCGCAGTGCCCAGGTGCTCGAAGAGAGCGAGGAGCGCTACCGGACCGTAGCCGACTACACCGAGGGGTGGGAGTACTGGCAGGCTGAGGATCATTCCTTTCGCTATGTATCCCCGTCCTGCGAAGATCTCTCCGGCTACTCCAGGGAAGAGTTCTACGCCGATCCCGATCTCCTGCTGCGGATCATCCATCCCGACGACGTCGCGCACTACCATGAGCACGTCAAAGAGTCTTTCGGCGGCGACGCGAAGCCCATCGATTTCAGGATCATCAGGAAAGACGGCGAGGTGCGCTGGATTGCCCACGTCTGTCGTCTGGTCTATACGAGAAGCGGCGTCAAAAACGGCATCAGGGCCAGCAACCGCGACATCACGGACCGCAAACTCGCCAGCCAGTCGCTCCGGGACCAGGCCCTGCTCCTCGAGAACGAGATCCGGGAACGCAAGGAGCGCGAGGCCGAACTGGAGGCGAAGAACGCGGAGCTGGAACGATTCACCTACACGGTGTCCCACGACCTCAAGAGCCCTCTCATCACCATAAAGGGATTCGCCGGCGCCGTGCTCAAGGATCTGGAAAGCGGCAACGTGCAGCGCCTGGATGGCGATGTGCGCCGCATCATGGGCGCCGCCGACAAGATGGCCTCGCTGTTGAACGACCTGCTGGAACTCTCCCGCATCGGCAGGATCGTGAACGCCCCCTCGGTGATCGATATGGATCAGCTGGTCCAGGACGTGCTGGCACAGTTGTCCGGTCCGATCGAGCTGGCCGGGGTAGAAGTGGTGCTGCAGCCTGGCCTGCCCAAGGTTTGGGGCGACCACCCCCGCATCGGCGAGGTGGTGCAGAACCTGGTTGAGAACGCCATCAAGTACCGCGGTGAGCAGGCCAACCCGAGGATCGAGATCGGGGTGCGCGCGGGCGACGGGGAGACTATCTTCGTGGTGCGGGATAACGGCATGGGGGTCGCGCCGCAGTACCAGGAGACCATCTTCGGGCTGTTCAACAAGCTCGATGCCCGCAGCGAGGGGACTGGGATCGGTTTGGCCCTGGCCCGGCGCATCGTGGAATTCCATGGCGGCAGGCTGTGGGTGGAATCGGGCGGGGTGGGGCAGGGGAGCACCTTCTGCTTTACGCTTGGCAACCGTCCACCGGACCCGATTCAAATCGAACAGGGATAA
- a CDS encoding response regulator, which translates to MEGEPLCILLVEDNPDHAELAIRNLTDAGLVNCLFHVEDGEAALDYLNNRGRYADTSAYPRPHLVLLDLRLPKVDGIEVLKQVKSSERLKAIPVVVLTTSAAERDLAMAYSNYANSYLTKPVDFDSFSNLLRDLGFYWLAWNKRPLG; encoded by the coding sequence ATAGAAGGCGAACCGTTGTGCATCCTGCTCGTCGAGGACAATCCGGACCACGCCGAGCTTGCCATCCGCAACCTGACCGATGCCGGCCTGGTGAACTGCCTCTTTCATGTGGAAGACGGTGAAGCTGCCCTCGACTACCTCAACAACCGCGGCAGATACGCCGACACGAGCGCCTATCCACGGCCGCACCTGGTGCTCCTCGACCTGCGCCTTCCCAAGGTCGACGGGATCGAGGTATTGAAACAGGTGAAGTCCTCCGAACGCCTTAAGGCCATCCCGGTGGTGGTGCTGACCACGTCCGCGGCCGAGCGCGACCTCGCCATGGCCTACAGCAACTACGCCAACAGCTATCTCACCAAGCCGGTCGACTTCGACTCCTTCAGTAACCTGCTGCGCGACCTCGGGTTCTACTGGCTGGCCTGGAACAAGCGACCCCTCGGCTAG
- a CDS encoding anthranilate synthase component II, which yields MLLMIDNYDSFTYNIVQYLGELGEEVKVYRNDKITIAEIEALAPDRIVISPGPCSPEEAGISVEVVRHFAGKIPILGVCLGHQSIGYAFGGKIIKSATLMHGKTSPILHDGKELFEGLPNPFAATRYHSLIVERATLPAELEVTAWVAEGEIMGMRHRTLPIWGVQFHPESILTEGGMDLLRNFLKMSRQ from the coding sequence ATGCTCTTGATGATCGACAATTACGACTCCTTCACCTACAACATCGTCCAGTACCTGGGCGAGCTGGGTGAGGAGGTTAAGGTTTATCGCAACGACAAGATCACCATCGCCGAGATCGAGGCGCTTGCCCCGGACCGCATCGTGATCTCTCCCGGCCCCTGCTCCCCGGAAGAGGCCGGCATTTCGGTCGAGGTGGTGCGCCACTTCGCCGGCAAGATCCCCATCCTCGGGGTCTGCCTCGGCCACCAGTCCATCGGCTACGCCTTCGGCGGCAAGATCATCAAGAGCGCCACGCTCATGCACGGCAAGACCTCTCCGATCCTGCACGACGGCAAGGAGCTCTTCGAGGGGCTTCCGAACCCCTTCGCCGCGACCCGCTACCACTCCCTGATCGTCGAGCGCGCTACGCTCCCCGCCGAGCTGGAGGTGACCGCCTGGGTGGCCGAAGGGGAGATCATGGGGATGCGGCACCGCACGCTCCCGATCTGGGGGGTGCAGTTCCACCCCGAATCCATCCTCACCGAGGGGGGGATGGACCTGTTGCGCAACTTCTTGAAGATGTCCAGGCAGTAA
- the trpD gene encoding anthranilate phosphoribosyltransferase translates to MIRKAIARVVERENLSEAEMIEVMDQVMSGGATPAQIASFITALRMKGETVEEITGAARVMRDRAMPIRVGKSVLGIDRDDINLDRETILDTCGTGGSGTNSFNISTTVAFIVSACGVKVAKHGNRAVSSSCGSADVLEALGVNLDVTPETVERCISEIGIGFLFAPALHGAMKHAIGPRREIGIRTIFNILGPLTNPAGADCQVLGVYREELVEKLALVLKKLGCRRGYVVHGSDGMDEVTLTGESTIGEVGPDGVKVYKITPEQFGLERAPLTELHGGDAQGNAVIVRDILAGKDGAKRRIVLLNAAFALLATGKVADVAEGIRLAADTIDSGRGLKQLERLVALTNEVQ, encoded by the coding sequence ATGATCCGTAAGGCCATTGCGCGTGTTGTGGAGCGGGAGAATCTCAGCGAGGCGGAGATGATCGAGGTCATGGACCAGGTCATGTCCGGCGGGGCGACGCCGGCCCAGATCGCCTCCTTCATCACCGCCCTCAGGATGAAGGGGGAGACGGTCGAGGAGATCACCGGTGCTGCCCGCGTCATGCGGGACCGGGCGATGCCGATCCGGGTCGGCAAGAGCGTCCTCGGCATCGACCGCGACGACATCAACCTCGACCGCGAAACCATCCTCGACACCTGCGGCACCGGCGGCTCCGGCACCAACTCCTTCAACATCTCCACCACCGTCGCCTTCATCGTATCCGCCTGCGGCGTCAAGGTCGCCAAGCACGGCAACCGCGCCGTCTCCTCCTCCTGCGGCTCCGCCGACGTCCTCGAGGCGCTGGGAGTAAACCTCGACGTGACCCCGGAGACCGTGGAGCGCTGCATCTCCGAGATCGGCATAGGCTTCCTGTTCGCCCCCGCGCTGCATGGCGCCATGAAACACGCCATCGGCCCCCGCCGCGAGATCGGCATCCGCACCATCTTCAACATCCTGGGACCGCTCACCAACCCCGCCGGCGCGGACTGCCAGGTGCTCGGCGTCTACCGCGAGGAACTGGTCGAGAAGCTGGCCCTGGTCCTGAAGAAGCTCGGCTGCCGCCGCGGCTACGTGGTGCACGGCAGCGACGGCATGGACGAGGTGACCCTGACCGGCGAGAGCACCATCGGCGAGGTCGGCCCCGACGGCGTCAAGGTCTACAAGATCACGCCGGAACAGTTCGGCCTGGAGCGCGCGCCGCTCACCGAACTGCACGGCGGCGACGCCCAGGGCAACGCCGTCATCGTCAGGGACATCCTGGCCGGCAAGGACGGCGCGAAACGCCGGATCGTCCTGCTGAACGCCGCCTTCGCCCTGCTGGCTACCGGCAAGGTAGCGGACGTCGCGGAAGGAATCAGGCTCGCCGCCGATACCATCGATTCCGGGCGCGGCCTCAAGCAACTGGAACGACTGGTGGCTCTAACCAACGAGGTGCAATAG
- the trpC gene encoding indole-3-glycerol phosphate synthase TrpC, with product MTQVPDVLRKIVDYKQGELEAAMSAVPLNEIMDRLADLEDTPRGFQNAILNALGSGWTPIIAEVKKGSPSKGLIRADFDPLQIATTYQDNGATCLSVLTDEHFFMGHLSYLALIREQVSLPLLRKDFIFDPYQIYQARAAGADAILLIAAMLDVPQLRDFHSLAKELSMDVLLEVHDEKELEMALQTDCSMIGINNRDLRTFQVDIATSERLAALIPAGRIIVAESGINTRAEIERLTGKGLHAFLIGESLMREPDVGAKLSELLG from the coding sequence ATGACCCAGGTACCCGACGTACTCAGGAAGATAGTCGACTACAAACAGGGTGAGCTCGAGGCCGCCATGAGCGCGGTTCCCTTGAACGAGATCATGGATCGCCTCGCCGACCTCGAAGACACCCCCCGCGGTTTTCAGAACGCCATCCTCAATGCCCTCGGCTCCGGCTGGACCCCCATCATCGCCGAGGTGAAAAAAGGGTCACCATCCAAGGGGCTGATCCGGGCCGACTTCGACCCGCTGCAGATCGCCACCACCTACCAGGACAACGGCGCCACCTGTCTCTCGGTGCTCACCGACGAGCACTTCTTCATGGGGCACCTGAGCTACCTGGCGCTGATCCGCGAGCAGGTTTCGTTGCCGCTTCTGCGCAAAGACTTCATCTTCGATCCTTACCAGATCTACCAGGCCCGCGCCGCCGGCGCAGACGCCATCCTTCTCATCGCCGCCATGCTTGACGTGCCGCAACTGCGCGACTTCCACAGTCTTGCCAAGGAGCTCTCCATGGACGTGCTCCTCGAAGTGCACGACGAGAAGGAGCTGGAGATGGCGCTGCAGACCGACTGCAGCATGATCGGTATCAACAACCGGGACCTGCGCACCTTCCAGGTTGATATTGCCACCTCGGAGCGGTTGGCGGCCCTTATCCCGGCTGGCAGGATCATCGTCGCCGAGAGCGGCATCAACACCCGGGCTGAGATAGAGCGTCTCACCGGGAAAGGGTTGCACGCCTTCCTGATCGGCGAGTCCCTGATGCGCGAGCCCGACGTGGGTGCGAAGCTCTCCGAGTTGCTGGGGTAA